From the Deinococcus sonorensis KR-87 genome, the window GCTCAGCACGCGCGAGCCGTCCAGCGCCGCTACCCAGCCTTCCAACGTCAGCACGCCGTTCTTGATGGTGGCGTGCGCGCCCACCGGGGCCATGCAGCCGGCGCCCAGCCCCGCCAGGAACTCGCGCTCCGCCGTGACCCGGTCGTCGGTGGTGCGGTCGTGGATGGCGTAGGCCACCTCCACCGAGAGGTCGTCGTCGCTGCGGGTTTCCAGCGCCAGGGCGCCCTGGCCCGGCGCCGGCAGCAGGATGCCCGGCTCGATGAACTCGTCGATGCGGTGGCGCTGCTCGGTGCGGATCAGGCCAGCCGCCGCCAGGATGATCGCGTCGTACTCGTCGCCGCCCAGCGCCGCCAGCCGCGTGTCGATGTTGCCGCGCAGGTCCTTGACGATCAGGTCCGGGCGAAACGCCTGCAGGAAGGCCCGCCGGCGCACGCTGCTGGTGCCGATGCGGGCGCCCTGCGGCAGCTCCGCGAGGCGCTTCATGCCTTCCCGGCCCACCAGCACGTCACGCGCGTCCACACGTTTGGGAATGCTGGCCACCTCCAGCTCGTCCGGCTGGCTGGTCGGCAGGTCCTTGAGGCTGTGCACGGCGATGTCGATGCGCTTGTTCAGCAGCGCGTCCTCAATCTCCTTGACCCACAGGCCCTTGTTGCCCTTCTCCACCAGACTGCTCAGTGACTCGCGGCTCCGGTCGCCCTTGGTGCTGATGGTCTGGATCCGGAAATCGGTATCCGGCCATTCTTCCTTGAGGCGGGCCACAACCCAGTGCGTCTGCGCGAGAGCCAGGGTGCTGCCCCGCGTACCGACCGTGATAGAACGCATAACCCAGGCATTATAGGCACAAGTGGGCGCCAGATGAACGCCTGTGAAGCCATACAGAAAGCGGGCGACCCTGGGCGCGGCGTTTCCGCACCGGTATCGCCCGCCCGGATGGCTGGGGCACAAGGATTCGAACCTAGACTAACAGTTCCAAAGACTGCTGTGCTGCCTTTACACCATGCCCCACCAAGGCTGTCTTCAGCCCTGGGAGTATAGACGCCGCGCGTGCAGCCGGTCAAGGAAGGGTGCTCCTCAACGGCCGTACACCACCCGCCGCAGCAGCGCCTCCATCGGCCCGCGCCGGAAGCGGCGCAGCAGCGGCGCGGAAATCCACAGCTGCACCGCCCCCAGCGCCAGCGCGATCAGCAGGCACGGCAGCGCGCCCAGCCGCGCATACAGGCCCAGGCCGTACGGGTAGAACAGCGTGGTCATCAGCAGCGACTGGGTCAGGTAGTGGGTCAGGGCCAGTTGACCGGCGGCGGCAAAGCGGCGCAGCCCGCCGGCCTGACCTGCCGCGACCGCCAGCCCGACCAGCCCCACGTACCCGAGCCCCAGCGCCAGCCCGCCCGACATCCGCACCGGCACCGCCCAGTACCCGGCCTGGGCGGTGGACAGGCTGTTCAGCCACGCGAGCAGCAGGCCCAGCGGCACCCCCAGCGCCACCCCGCCCCAGGCCAGCCGCCGCAGCAGCGGCCGGTGCTCGGCGGGCCGCTGCAGCACGCCCGCCTGCTGGGCCGCCGCGCCCAGCAGCAGCAGGCACAGCAGCCAGGGGGCGTTGTAGAGCAGGTTGTCAGTGAAGGTGGACAGGTAGCTGCTGGCGCGCTGCTGCACCAGCGGCAGGTAGTGCTGCAGGTCAGCGGTGCGCTGCACCGTGGTCCAGCGGTGCAGTGCCGGAACCGCGAGCGCTTCCAGGCTGCGGGCCAGCAGCCAGTACGCGCCCAGCGCGGCAGCAAGCACGGTCAGCCGCCCGCTGCTCAGGCGCAGGGTCAGCGGCACCAGCAACAGCAGGCCCAGCAGGGCGTAGCTGGCGATGATGTCGCCGTGCCACAGCAGCACCGCGTGCAGGCTGCCCAGCGCCAGCAGCACCAGCAGGCGCCGCAGCAGTAGGGCCAGGTCGTGCCGGGCCAGCAGGGCGGCCACCCCAGCTCCGAACAGCATGGCAAAGATGCTGATGAAGCGGCCGTTGAACAGCACGTCAATCACCACCTGGGCCACCCGGTCCGCGCCGTGCTGCCGCCACTCGTCGTAGCCGGCAAAATCCTGCATGTTGACCCACAGGATGCCCAGGATGGCCAGGCCGCGCAGGATGTCCGGCAACGGGTGGCGTTCGGTGGGGCGGACGGCGCTGGAGATCACTCCTGCATCATGGCACCATGCAGAGCGTCCCGGAACTCAGACAGGCGTGTGCGGCCCTGCGCGGCAGCACCGAAACGTTTCCCTTCGGCCCCGACACGCTGGTGTGGAAGGTGGGTGGGCGCATCTACGCGCTGTGCGGCCTGCAGGACGACCCGCTGACCCTCAGCGTCAAGGGCGTGCCGGAGCAGGCAGAGCAGCTGCGGGCCGAGCATCCGGCCATTGCGCCCGGCTATCACCTCAACAAGCGGCACTGGCACACCCTGACGCTGGACGGTTCCCTGCCCGGACCGCTGGTGCTGGAGCTGCTGCAGGGAAGCTACGCCCTGGTGGTCGCGGGCCTGCCGCGCGCCGTCCGGGCCACGCTCGGCTGAGCGCGGGTCACGGCACCAGAACGCAGCCGCTTAACGCCGGCTGGCCGCCCTGGGTGCGGCGCATGGTGGCGGTGTTGCCCCGGCTGAACCACGCGAACTGGGCATTCTGATAATGGGTGCCGCTGGCGTCGCGCACCAGCCGCAGAATGCGTGTCCGCCCGGCGAAGGTGACGCGGGCGGTGCCGGTGCGCTGCTCCACCTGCACCTGCACGCCGCCCTGGCAGCGGTAGGTGGCCCGGGCGATCACAGGGTCCGCCGGGGCGGCCGCGGACGGTGGGGGACCGCCGTCCGCCCGCGCGGCTCCGGCAGCAAGGGCGGCGACACACGACAGCAGCAGCGGCCAGCGGGTGGAGCGGAGCGGGGTCATGGCTGAGTATGTCACTCGCGTCCCGGGCCCCGGAGAGGGGCGGATGAGCCGGGGTTCATGGGGCGCGGGCCGCCGGCGGTGCGGGCAACAGATCCGTGGCCACCACACCGAACTGCACCACCTGCCCCCCAGCGTTCAGGCCGATGATCAGGGTCCAGGTGCGGGGCGTCCCGCGCTCGAACCGGGCCGTGCGGGTGTAGTACTGCACCGGACCGTCCTGATGCAGCTCCTCACTCAGCAGTTGCCCCTCGTTCCCGTAGGCCCGCTGCCCGCCGGTCCGGTAGGCCAGGAAAGCCGGGTAGCTGCCCCACTGCGCCTGCACCTCGGGCGTGAAGGCCTTCCAGAGCGGGGCCATCTGCCCGGCATACAGGTGCCGGGTCAGGGTGCGGGCACGGTCCAGGGCCACGGACCGGGGCGTGGAGGCCGGCTTCGGGGGCCGCCTTACCAGCGGGTGCGCCTGAACCACCGGCTCCGCTGCAGGGGGGGCCGGGGTGCTGGGCCGGGTCGGCACGGAGGCCACGGTGGGCGTCGTCTGGGGCGCGGGGCTGTGAGTCACGGACCGCTGGGCCGGGTGCCGCAGCAGGGTCAGCAGTCCTGGCCCGCCGAACACCGCCAGCGCGGCGAGCGCCGGCAGGGTGGCGATGGCAAATTCGGTGGCTCGGCCCACAGCGTCCTCCAGATGCCCCAGGATAGAGGGGGGCAGATGGGCTGGATGTGACCTGTGCCTGGCCCTCAGTCCGGCGTGTGCAGTTTGGCGCGCTGATGCGGCAGCACCCCTCCGGTGACCATTCCGAACGACACCACGCGGCCGCTGCCGTCCAGCCCGAAGATCACGGTGGTGCCGCCCGGCGCGTTCTTGAAGCGGGCCAGCCGGCTGTAGTACGTCACGCCCCGGCCGCGCGTCACGGTCTCGTCCAGCACCGCCGTTTCGTTGCCCAGCCGCTTCAGGGTGGCCCGCTGATACGCCTGCAGCCGGTTCAGGCTGAGCCAGCGCGCCCGCGCCGGCGGCAGGAAGGCGGCCCACACCCGGGGCAGCTCACCGTGATACAGCTGCCGGGTCAGCGCCCGTCCGCGGGTCAGTTCGGTGGCGGGCGCCGGGGCCGGGGCTTGTGGGTGGACGGTCGGCGTGGGCGCGGCCGCTGCGGGCCGGGGCACGGCCCGCGCCACGGGCACCGGCTTCGGTCGGACGACCGGCGCGGTGGCGACGCGGTGCGGCGTGGCCTGGGCGTGGGGCCGAACCGTCACCGCGTTGGCCGGCGCGGGTGTCGGCCGGGTGCGTGTGGTCGCCGGGTGCGCCGGTGTCTGGGCCGGTTTTGCCACAGCTGGTTTTGAAGGAGTCGGTCTGGCTGCGGCAGGTGTGGTGGGGGCTGGCTTCGTTGCCAGTTTCGTCTGCGCTGGCCTGGTCGCGGTGGGCTTCGCGGGGACCGGGCGGTGAACCGTGGGCGCCGGGGTGGCCTTCACCGGAGCCGATTTCACCGGCGCGGGTGTGGGCCGGGCGCGGGCCGCCGGAGCCGGCTGAACCCGGGTGGTCGGGTGCGCGGCGGACGGGTGCCGTACAGGTGGGGAGGCACGGGCCGCCGGATGCGGCGTGGCCGGACGAACGGTGGCCGGATGCTTCACGGGGGCCCGGGTGAGGGGGTCGGCGACGGCCGTGGGCCGGGGGAGGGGGGCCGCCTGCCGCGTGGGCCGGGCCGGAATCTGGGCCGCCGGGGGCGCGGGCGGAGTGGGGAGCGCTTTGGCCGGGGTCTGCAGCGCGGGCACTGCACCGCCGCTGCTCAGCAGGGGTACCGCGCTGGGCCGGTGCGGGGCGCTCAGCGGGATGGGTGTGGCGAGCCCCGGCGCCGGATCGTGGTTGAGCAGCCTCGACAGGTCGCCGGCAAAGAACGCGGCGACGGCCAGCACCGCCGGTACCGTGGCAATCACAAGCTCGGTCGTTCGCGTCATCGGGTCCCTGCCTTTGCCTCAGAGTACGGGAGGGGGCCCCGGACCGCATGAGGAGCGGCAAGACTGCCTCCACAGTCTTGATGAAGCATGAATGGAGGCCGGCGGCCCTACAGCGGGATGTTGCCGTGCTTCTTGTATGGGCGCTGCTCCTGCTTGCGCTCCAGCATGGCGAACGTGGCGATCAGCCGGGCGCGGGTCTCCTCGATGGGAATCACGTCGTCGATGTAGCCCTTGCTGGCTGCCACGTAGGGGTTGTCGAAGGTCTCGCGGTACTCGCGGATCTTCTCGGCGCGCGTCTGCTCCGGCTGGTCGGAGCCGGCAATCTCGCGCCGGTACACGATGTTGGCGGCCCCCTCCGCGCCCATCACCGCCACCGCCGCCGTGGGCCAGGCGTAGACCACGTCCGCGCCCATGTCCTGGCTGTTCATGGCCAGGTACGCGCCGCCGTAGCTCTTGCGCGTGATCAGGGTGATCTTGGGGACGGTGGCCTCCGCATAGGCGTACAGCATCTTGGCCCCGTGCCGGATGATGCCGGCGTGTTCCTGCGCCACGCCCGGCAGGAAGCCGGTCACGTCCACCAGCGTCAGGATCGGGATGTTGTAGCAGTCGCAGGTGCGGATGAAGCGCGCCGCCTTGTCCGAGGCGTCGATGTTGAGTGTGCCGGCCATCACGCGCGGGTTGTTGGCCACGATGCCCACCACCTGCCCGCCCAGGTGCGCGAAGCCGCACAGGATGTTCCTGGCCCAATCCGGCTGGATCTCGAAGAACACCCCGTCGTCCACCACGCTCTCAATGACCCGGTGCATGGCGTAGGGCCGCCGCTGGTCCGGCGTGACCACCTCCAGCAGCTCAGTGTTCTGGCGTCCGGGCGGGTCCTGAGTGGGCCGCACCGGGGGCCGCTCGCGGGCGTTCTGCGGCAGGTAGGCCAGCAGCGCCCGCAGGCCCTCCAGGGTGGCCTCGTCGCCCTCGAACTCCAGGTGGGCCACGCCGCTCTTGCGGGTGTGCACGTCGGCGCCGCCCAGCGCGTCGAAGCTGACCTCCTCGCGCGTCACCGACTTGATCACCTCCGGGCCGGTGATGAACATGTAGCTGCTGCCCCGGCTCATCAGGATGAAATCGGTCAGGGCCGGGCTGTACACGGCGCCGCCCGCACACGGCCCCAGAATCGCGCTCAGCTGCGGCACGCTGCCGCTGTAGATGGCGTTGCGGTAGAAGATCTCGCCGTAGCCGGAGAGCGCGTCCACGCCCTCCTGGATGCGCGCGCCGGCACTGTCGTTCAGCCCGATGATCGGGCAGCCCACCTTGGCCGCGAGATCCATGATCTTGACGACCTTCTGGGCGTTGCGTTTGCCCAGCGACCCGCCCAGCACTGTGAAGTCCTGGCTGAACACGTACACCTGCCGGCCGTGGATGGTGCCGCTGCCGGTCACCACGCCCTCGCCGGGCGCCTCCACCCCGGTCATCAGCCGGGTGCCGTCGTGCTCCACGAAGGTCCCGAACTCCAGAAAGCTCCCGGGGTCCAGCAGCCGCTCCAGCCGTTCGCGGGCAGTAAGGCGGCCCGCGTCGCGCTGTTTCTGCTGCCGGGCCGGGCCGCCGCCCGCCTCGATCTTGCTGCGGCGCTGCTCCATCGCCGCGATCAGTTCCTGAAGCTCGACGTTCAGATTCGCTTGGTGGTCCGGCATGTGGGCCTCAGCATAGCGGGAAGCGGAGGGCAGGCCACACAGAAGCGCCCCGGCACAGCTCGCCGGGGCGCTTTGTCTGCTGCGCTTCAGCCGCGACCGTAGGGCTTGGCGGGCATGCCCGAGAGGGTGGCGCCGCTGGCCGGCAGCCCGGTGGAGGGCCGCCCCACTCCCTGCGGCTGCACCGACGACACGTCCGGGCCGCCCTGGCCGCTCAGGTTGGTGCTCATGGGGATCTGGGCGCTGGCATTCGGGTCGTTGGCGAGGCGCGCGAACTCCTTGCTGTCCACTGCCCGCTCCATGCCGGTGTCGTGCGAGATCACGCGGCGGCGGTACAGGCCCGCCAGGTAGGCGTCCATGGTGACCATGCCCTCGCGCAGCCCGGTCTGCATCACCGAGGTGATCTGGTAGGTCTTGCCCTCGCGGATCAGGGCGCGCACCGCCGGGTTGGCGATCAGCAGCTCATACGCCAGAATCCGTCCGCCGTCCATCCTGGGCAGCAGCTGCTGGGTCATGACCGCCACCAGGTTGTTGGCCAGCTGCACCCGGATCTGCTCCTGCTGCTCCTCCGGGAACACGTCCACGATGCGGTCGATGCTCTCCGGGGCGCTGTTGGTGTGCAGGGTACCCATCACCAGGTGCCCGGTCTCGGCGGCGGTCACGGCCGCCTTGATGGTCTCGTAGTCGCGCATCTCGCCCACCAGGATCACGTCGGGCGCCTGACGCAGCACCGCCCGCAGCGCGTTCTGGAAGTCCATGGTGTCGGAGCCGACCTCGCGCTGGTTCACGATGCTGTTCTTGTGCGGATGCATGAACTCGATCGGGTCCTCGATCGTCATGATGTGCATCTTCTTGTTCTGGTTGATGTAGTCGATCATGGCGGCCAGCGTGGTGCTCTTGCCGGAGCCGGTGGGGCCAGTCACCAGCACCAGTCCGCGCGGCGCGTTGGCAATCTCCACCACGTTCGGCGGCAGGCCCAGGTCGCCCACCGACTTGATGGTGGTGGGAATCAGACGCATCACGCCGCCCACCGACCCGCGCTGCATGAAGGTGTTGACGCGGAAGCGCGCCCGCTCGCCCAGCGCGAAGCTGAAGTCCAGCTCGCGCCGCTCCTCGAAGCTGCGCTGCTGCTTTTCGTTCATCATGCTGTACATCAGCTTGCGGGTGTCGGTGGCCGAGAGCTCGGCGAAATCGTAGCCGGTGTACACGCCGTGAATCTTGAACTGCGGCGGCAGTCCGGCCGTCACGATCACGTCGGAGGCGTTCTTCTCGGCGGCGAGGCGCAGGATATCGGTGATGTCGGTGGCAGTCTGCATAGGTGCTCCTTGGTGGACGGGCAGGGACAGCTCAGGCGCTGGTGACGGCCAGCACTTCTTCCAGGGTGGTGATGCCGGCCATGGCCTTCTCGATGCCGTCCTGGCGCAGCGTTTTCATGTTGCTCTGTTCGGTGGCGATGTCGCGCAGGTCGTTGGCCGAAAGGGCCTTGCCGATGCCGCGCCGCAGCGGGTCGTCGATGACCATCAGCTCGTGGATGCCCATGCGGCCCTTGTAGCCGGTGCCGCCGCAGCGCGGGCAGCCGGCGCCGCGGTACAGCGTGGCCCCGGTCAGCTCGCGCTCCCCGATGCCCAGCCGGCGCAGCACGTCCGGGTCGGCGTTGGTGGGCGTCCTGCACTCCTGACACACCTTGCGCACCAGCCGCTGCGCCAGCACCCCGATCAGCGCCGCGCCGATGTTGAAGTGCTCCACGCCCATCTCCTCCAGACGCGTGACCGCGCCGGGGGCGTCGTTGGTGTGCAGGGTGGCCAGCACCAGGTGGCCGGTCAGGGCCGCCTCGGTGGCGATCTTGGCGGTCTCGGCGTCGCGGATCTCGCCCACGAAGATGATGTCCGGGTCCTGTCGCAGGAAGGCGCGCAGGGCGCGGGCGAAGGTCATGCCGGCCACCGGGTTCACCTGCGACTGGTTGATGCCGGGAATCTCGTACTCCACCGGGTCCTCGATGGTGGTGGTGTTCTTCTCGGGCCGGGCGATGCGCTTCAGGATCGAGAAGCTGCTGAACGACTTGCCGGAGCCGGTGGGGCCGGTGATCAGGAAGATGCCGTTCGGTTTCTCGATCAGATCGGTGAAGCGCTGGAAGTTGTGCTCGCTGAGGCCCAGCTGCTCCACTTCCGGAATGTTGCTGGCCTTCTGCAGCAGACGCATCACGGCCTTCTCGCCGTAGAGGGTCGGCAGGGTCGAGAGACGCAGGTCCAGGTCGATGCTGCCCTTCTTGAAGCGCACGCGTCCGTCCTGCGGAATGCGCCGCTCGGCGATGTCCAGCTGCCCCAGGATCTTGATGCGGGCCAGCACGCTCTGCGCCGAGCCCTTGGGCAGTTCCATGTGGTCGCGCAGGTTGCCGTCCACCCGGTAGCGCACCCGCACGGCGGTCTCGCTGGGCTCGATGTGGATGTCCGAGGCCTCCTGCAGCGCCGCCTCACGGATGATGCTGTCCACCACCTTCACGACCGCGTTGTCGTCGAGGTTGGCCTGATCCTGGGCCGCCTCGCGCTCCTTCTCGCGGCCCCGGCTGTTCTTGGCCAGCTCCTCGTTCAGCGCCGCCATGTCCTGCGACCCGAAGTAGCGCTCGATCAGCCGGACGATGTCCTTCTCGGCCATCACGGCCGGCTGGATCTCGCGGCCGGTCAGCAGCCGCAGGTCGTCCAGCGCGAACACGTTGCGCGGGTCCTTCATGGCCACGACCAGCGCGTCGCCCTGCAGCCGCATCGGCACCACCACGTAGCGCCGGGCGGTGCTTTCGGGAATCAGCAGCGCCACCTTGGGGTCCGGCGGGCTCTGGACCGGGTCCAGGTACTCGTAGCCGAGCTGGGTGGCCAGCGAGCGCGCCAGCATCTCGGGGCTGAGCTTGCCCGACTGCACCAGCGTGTCTTCCAGCCGCCCGCCGCCCGCGTTCTGCTTCTGGATCGCGGCCTCAATCTCGTCGCTGGCCGCGAAGCCCAGGTCCACGATCACCTCGCCCAGCGGCTTGACCTTGCCGGTGCGGGCCTGCACCTGCAGCGCCTCGCGCAGCTGTTCGCGCGACAGCGTGCCCTGCTGCACCATCTGCTCCCCCAGCCGGCCGCGCTGCGGATAGGCGCGTTCGATCAGGGTGTCCACGTCGTCGGGGCGGGCCAGCAGCAGGTCCACCGGCTTGCCCATCAGCGCCTGAATGTCCTCGCGGCGGCGCGGGTCCGAGCCGATCACCGTGACCTTGCCGGCCGTCTCGTCCACCGGCACGGCCGAGAGGCGCAGCGCGTCGGCGCGCAGCAGCAGCCCCAGCACCTCCTCGTCGGGGTTGAAGTCCTTGGGGTTGCGGACGAACAGCGTGCCGGCCTGCTCGGCCAGCGTCTCGTACAGCTGCTCCTCGGTGATGAGCCGCATGTTGACCAGCAGCGCGCCCAGCGGATCGCCACTCTGTTTCTGGTGCTGCAGGGCGTCCTTGAGCTGCAGTTCGCTCAGCAGCCCACGGTTGATCAGGCGCTGGCCCAGCAGCGAGACGGTGCCGTCCTGGCCATCGGACGGCGCCGAAACGTTCAGTCCCAGTTCCGGGTAGTTCGCCGCGATGGCCCACTGCACCTGCTCACGCAGCGCCTGATACAGCTCCACGTTCAGCCCGCTGGCATCCTCGACCGTTTCCAGGTTGAGGTTGTTGAGCGGGTCCACGAAGGCCACCCGCAGGGTGTCGCCCTCCAGCGCGAAGGGGAAGGCCAGCGCGTTGTGCGCCACCTGCGCGGTCAGGCAGGCCAGGGCGGCCACGTCCGGGGTGACGGACGTCAGGTTGACCAGCGGAATGCCCAGCGCTTCCTCCACCGCCCGCGCGATGCGCTTCTCACCCACCATGCCGCCGTCGATCAGGATGTCGGCCAGCCGGCCACCCACCTCGGCGTGCCGGTCCAGGGCCCGTTGCAGGTCGGTGTCGTTCACGTAGCCCTGTTCAAGCAGGATTGCACCCAACCGCCGGTCACCAATCGAAAGCGCCATTATTTCTTCCTCCAGTCACGGCTGTACCAGTCGTGTCCATAACGTTTGAGTACGATGCGTTCCAGCCGCCGCGTCACGCGGGTGTGGGGCAGGGCGTTGTCGCTGATGGGCCGCACCATGATGGTGAACATGCCGTTGAGGTTGCCGCCCAGCACGTCGGTGAACAGCTGATCGCCCACCATCGCCACCTGACGCGCCGGCAGGTCCATCACCTGCAGGCCGCGCCGGTAGTGGCCCGGAAACGGCTTGGCCGCCATGCCCACCCCCTCGAAGCCCAGCCGCTCCAGCCAGAAGGCGGCCCGCTCGCGGGTGGCGTTGGACAGCAGGTACAGCCGGTACCCACCGCGCCGCAGATCGGCCGCCCAGGTCATCACCTCGTGGCGCTCCTCGTAGGAGCCGTAGGGAATCAGGGTGTTGTCCAGGTCCAGCAGCAGCCCCTTCAGGCCGTGCTGCTCCATGAATTCAGGCGTGATGCTGTACACGTCCGGCAGGATCACACGGGGGCGCAGGAGGCTCACAATCCCCCCAGAGACGCCGGACGGACCAGGGCGTCAACGGGCAGGCCGCCCTGCCCGGCGGAGCCCAACGCCTCCTGAGACGCGGAGTGGAGACGGCTGGCGGCGACCGTTCGCTCCGGTTCCCCGGCGTCCATCAGCGGGGTTCCGATCACGGCCCACATGCGGCCGGTGACGCCCTGGTCGCGGCGGTGACTGTAGAAGTCGGCCTCGGTGCTGCAGCGCCCCGACATCCAGATGTGCCCTTCTGGCACGCCCGCCTCCAGCAGCACCTGACGGTTGGCCCCGGCCAGGTCCAGGTGCCGGTCCTGCAGGTGTGTGCCGAGTTCCGCCTGAATAAAGGTCGCTTCCACCTCCGGCCCCACCTGATAGTGCCCGGCGCTGATGCCGGGGCCCACGGCGGCCCGGATGCGCTCCGGCCGGGCACCCAGCCGCACCATCGCCTCCACCGTGCGCACCCCGATGCGGCCAACGGTGCCGCGCCAGCCGGCATGGGCCGCACCCAGCACGCCGGCCTCCGGGTCTTCCAGCAGCAGCGGGTAGCAGTCGGCGGTCATGATGCTCAGCAGCACGCCGGGCCGGTCGGTGACGAGCGCGTCGCCGGTCTGCACGCCGGGCTGCGCCGTGCGCACCTCATCGCCGTGCACCTGATCCAGCCGGGCCACCTGCGGCAGCTGAAAGCCCAGGGCCGTCACCAGCCGCCGCCGGTTCTCGTGCACGGCCGCCGGATCGTCCTGCCGGTCGTCGAGGTTCAGGCCCGCGTAGGCGCCTGCCGAGACCCCGCCCCGCCGGGTGGTGAACCCGTGGGTGGCCCGCAGCAGGGGTGCCTGGATCGTCATAAGGTCTTCAGTATCCGGGTGCATGTATCACCGAATTCTGACGTTTGCGACGGCTCACCATGCCAACCCAGCCGACAAACCGCAGGGCCCCGGCTTGAGCCGAGTTCAGCCCCGCAGGCGGCCCGCCTGCTACATTCGGCGCATGATCGGCATTGATCTCAACGGCAAGACGGCCCTGGTGATGGGCGTGGCCAACGCGCGCAGCCTCGGCTGGGCCATCGCACAGAAACTGCTGGAGGCGGGCGCCCGGGTGGGCTTCAGCTACCAGGGCGAGCGCCTGAAGTCGGAGCTGGAGAAGCTGACCGGCGGCCACAGCGGCACCTGGATCCAGCAGGCGGACGCGACCAGCGAGGACGACCTGAGCGCCCTCTTCGCGAAGGTGAAAGAGGAGTTCGGGCAGCTGGACTACCTGGTGCACAGCATCGGCTTCGCGCCGCGCGAGGCGATGGAGGGCCGCTTCCTGGACACCACGCCTCAGGACTGGAACACCGCCATGTCGGTCAGCGCCTACACGCTGGTGAGCATTGCGCGCCATGCCGAGCCGCTGCTCCGCGAGGGCAGCAGCATCGTGAGCCTGACCTATCACGCCTCGCAGCAGGTGGTGCCCAAGTACAACGTAATGGGCGTGGCCAAGGCGGCGCTGGAGGCCAGCACCCGCTACCTCGCCAGTGAGCTCGGCGCGGCGGGCGTGCGCGTCAACTGCATCTCGGCCGGGCCGATGCGGACCATCGCCGCCCGCAGCATCCCCGGCTTCGGCAGCATGTACGACAAGGCCGCCGCCGCCGCCCCGCTGGGCCGCAACGCCACCGCCGAGGAGGTGGGCAAGCTGGCGCTGTTCCTGCTCAGCGACCTGGGCAGCGGCATCACCGGAGAAGTGGTGTACGTGGACGCCGGCGCGCACATCATGACCATGAAGCTGGACTGAGCCGGGGAACAGGTGCATGACCGCCCGCGCTGCGGTTGGTACGGTGTGAACCGATGAACGGCCCGGGACCGGAGCCCACGCTGCTGCTGCTCGGCCCGCCCGAGGTGGAGGCCGGGAGCGCCCGGTTCCCCCTGCCGGCCGAGGCCCCGCTGTGGCTGCTGACGCTGCTCGGCTGCCACGAGGAGCCGGTGACGCGCCCGGAACTGCTGGAGCTGCTGTATGCCCAGGTGGACGAGC encodes:
- a CDS encoding ATPase, T2SS/T4P/T4SS family; this translates as MALSIGDRRLGAILLEQGYVNDTDLQRALDRHAEVGGRLADILIDGGMVGEKRIARAVEEALGIPLVNLTSVTPDVAALACLTAQVAHNALAFPFALEGDTLRVAFVDPLNNLNLETVEDASGLNVELYQALREQVQWAIAANYPELGLNVSAPSDGQDGTVSLLGQRLINRGLLSELQLKDALQHQKQSGDPLGALLVNMRLITEEQLYETLAEQAGTLFVRNPKDFNPDEEVLGLLLRADALRLSAVPVDETAGKVTVIGSDPRRREDIQALMGKPVDLLLARPDDVDTLIERAYPQRGRLGEQMVQQGTLSREQLREALQVQARTGKVKPLGEVIVDLGFAASDEIEAAIQKQNAGGGRLEDTLVQSGKLSPEMLARSLATQLGYEYLDPVQSPPDPKVALLIPESTARRYVVVPMRLQGDALVVAMKDPRNVFALDDLRLLTGREIQPAVMAEKDIVRLIERYFGSQDMAALNEELAKNSRGREKEREAAQDQANLDDNAVVKVVDSIIREAALQEASDIHIEPSETAVRVRYRVDGNLRDHMELPKGSAQSVLARIKILGQLDIAERRIPQDGRVRFKKGSIDLDLRLSTLPTLYGEKAVMRLLQKASNIPEVEQLGLSEHNFQRFTDLIEKPNGIFLITGPTGSGKSFSSFSILKRIARPEKNTTTIEDPVEYEIPGINQSQVNPVAGMTFARALRAFLRQDPDIIFVGEIRDAETAKIATEAALTGHLVLATLHTNDAPGAVTRLEEMGVEHFNIGAALIGVLAQRLVRKVCQECRTPTNADPDVLRRLGIGERELTGATLYRGAGCPRCGGTGYKGRMGIHELMVIDDPLRRGIGKALSANDLRDIATEQSNMKTLRQDGIEKAMAGITTLEEVLAVTSA
- a CDS encoding YqeG family HAD IIIA-type phosphatase encodes the protein MSLLRPRVILPDVYSITPEFMEQHGLKGLLLDLDNTLIPYGSYEERHEVMTWAADLRRGGYRLYLLSNATRERAAFWLERLGFEGVGMAAKPFPGHYRRGLQVMDLPARQVAMVGDQLFTDVLGGNLNGMFTIMVRPISDNALPHTRVTRRLERIVLKRYGHDWYSRDWRKK
- the pgeF gene encoding peptidoglycan editing factor PgeF — translated: MHPDTEDLMTIQAPLLRATHGFTTRRGGVSAGAYAGLNLDDRQDDPAAVHENRRRLVTALGFQLPQVARLDQVHGDEVRTAQPGVQTGDALVTDRPGVLLSIMTADCYPLLLEDPEAGVLGAAHAGWRGTVGRIGVRTVEAMVRLGARPERIRAAVGPGISAGHYQVGPEVEATFIQAELGTHLQDRHLDLAGANRQVLLEAGVPEGHIWMSGRCSTEADFYSHRRDQGVTGRMWAVIGTPLMDAGEPERTVAASRLHSASQEALGSAGQGGLPVDALVRPASLGGL
- a CDS encoding enoyl-ACP reductase FabI, giving the protein MIGIDLNGKTALVMGVANARSLGWAIAQKLLEAGARVGFSYQGERLKSELEKLTGGHSGTWIQQADATSEDDLSALFAKVKEEFGQLDYLVHSIGFAPREAMEGRFLDTTPQDWNTAMSVSAYTLVSIARHAEPLLREGSSIVSLTYHASQQVVPKYNVMGVAKAALEASTRYLASELGAAGVRVNCISAGPMRTIAARSIPGFGSMYDKAAAAAPLGRNATAEEVGKLALFLLSDLGSGITGEVVYVDAGAHIMTMKLD